One stretch of Quadrisphaera setariae DNA includes these proteins:
- a CDS encoding ferrochelatase: MSAETSPSAPYDALVLLSFGGPEGPDDVVPFLENVTRGRGIPRERLVEVGEHYFAFGGRSPINDQNKELLAALRAELDARGLDGLPLVWGNRNWDPYLTDTLREAHEAGARRVLVLTTSAYASYSGCRQYREDVAASLIALAGEGRALRADKVRHYFNAPGFLDANTDAVLAALDELDDDVRAGAHLVFTTHSIPTGMAEAAGPGGGAYVAQHEAVRAEVVRRVAERTGVEHPSALVYCSRSGPPSQPWLEPDVNDHLEAVSAEGAPSAVVAPIGFISDHMEVKYDLDTEAAETAEGLGLPVARAATAGVHAAFVRSLVDLVVERAAAEHGEAPQRVAVGPLGPSHDVCPVGCCRNLRTPDKPAACGADWTDPAVTAPGGGA; encoded by the coding sequence GTGAGTGCCGAGACGTCCCCGAGCGCCCCGTACGACGCGCTCGTGCTGCTGTCCTTCGGGGGGCCCGAGGGCCCCGACGACGTGGTGCCGTTCCTGGAGAACGTCACCCGGGGCCGCGGCATCCCGCGCGAGCGCCTGGTGGAGGTGGGGGAGCACTACTTCGCCTTCGGCGGGCGCAGCCCCATCAACGACCAGAACAAGGAGCTGCTGGCGGCCCTGCGCGCCGAGCTGGACGCGCGCGGGCTCGACGGTCTGCCGCTGGTGTGGGGCAACCGCAACTGGGACCCGTACCTGACCGACACCCTGCGCGAGGCCCACGAGGCCGGCGCGCGCCGCGTGCTGGTGCTCACCACGAGCGCCTACGCCTCCTACTCCGGCTGCCGGCAGTACCGGGAGGACGTGGCCGCCTCCCTCATCGCCCTGGCCGGCGAGGGCCGTGCCCTGCGCGCCGACAAGGTCCGCCACTACTTCAACGCCCCCGGGTTCCTCGACGCGAACACCGACGCGGTGCTGGCGGCCCTGGACGAGCTCGACGACGACGTGCGCGCCGGCGCCCACCTGGTCTTCACCACGCACTCCATCCCCACCGGCATGGCCGAGGCCGCCGGCCCCGGCGGCGGCGCCTACGTGGCGCAGCACGAGGCCGTGCGCGCCGAGGTGGTGCGCCGGGTGGCCGAGCGCACCGGCGTGGAGCACCCCAGCGCCCTCGTGTACTGCTCCCGCTCGGGCCCGCCCAGCCAGCCGTGGCTGGAGCCCGACGTCAACGACCACCTCGAGGCCGTCAGCGCCGAGGGCGCACCGTCCGCCGTGGTCGCGCCGATCGGGTTCATCAGCGACCACATGGAGGTCAAGTACGACCTCGACACCGAGGCCGCCGAGACCGCCGAGGGGCTGGGGCTCCCGGTGGCGCGCGCGGCGACCGCCGGGGTGCACGCCGCCTTCGTGCGGTCCCTGGTCGACCTCGTGGTGGAGCGGGCCGCCGCCGAGCACGGAGAGGCTCCCCAGCGCGTCGCCGTGGGGCCGCTCGGCCCGAGCCACGACGTGTGCCCGGTCGGCTGCTGCCGCAACCTGCGCACGCCCGACAAGCCGGCCGCGTGCGGCGCGGACTGGACGGACCCGGCCGTCACCGCCCCCGGGGGCGGCGCATGA
- a CDS encoding OB-fold nucleic acid binding domain-containing protein, which translates to MGTVKSARHPLLRALSRLTAGNEQLIAEDAQKASAAMGGTPCASLSGRRRASVSGTLRTVTLRPRAGVPALVAELFDGTGTLTLIWLGRREIPGIVPGAAVRVEGFVGCDDGRKTLYNPRYELVPAAAAS; encoded by the coding sequence ATGGGCACCGTTAAGTCCGCTCGCCACCCGCTCCTGCGCGCGCTGTCGCGGCTGACGGCGGGCAACGAGCAGCTGATCGCCGAGGACGCGCAGAAGGCCTCCGCCGCCATGGGCGGCACCCCCTGCGCCTCCCTGTCGGGCCGACGGAGGGCCAGCGTCTCAGGCACCCTGCGCACCGTCACGCTGCGGCCCCGAGCGGGGGTCCCCGCGCTGGTGGCGGAGCTGTTCGACGGCACCGGCACGCTCACGCTGATCTGGCTGGGCCGCCGCGAGATCCCGGGCATCGTCCCCGGCGCCGCGGTGCGCGTGGAGGGCTTCGTCGGGTGCGACGACGGCCGCAAGACCCTCTACAACCCCCGCTACGAGCTCGTCCCCGCTGCCGCCGCCTCCTGA
- a CDS encoding potassium channel family protein, with amino-acid sequence MRVVIMGCGRVGSALALRLDALGHLVTVVDQNPDAFRRLGAFDGERVTGIGFDRDTLVEAGIESADAFAAVSSGDNSNILAARVARETFGVTNVVARIYDPGRAEVYERLGIPTVATVPWAADQVLRRILPQGATSEFTDTTGTLSLAQVQVHPGWVGTRLTALEARVGARVAYVVRLGRALLPGPDTVHQDGDQVHLLARAADLADVERSLVQPPAAEE; translated from the coding sequence GTGCGCGTGGTCATCATGGGGTGCGGCCGGGTCGGCTCGGCCCTGGCCCTGAGGCTCGACGCCCTGGGGCACCTGGTCACGGTGGTCGACCAGAACCCGGACGCCTTCCGGCGCCTCGGCGCGTTCGACGGCGAGCGCGTGACCGGCATCGGCTTCGACCGGGACACCCTCGTCGAGGCCGGGATCGAGTCCGCCGACGCCTTCGCCGCCGTCAGCAGCGGCGACAACTCCAACATCCTCGCCGCGCGCGTCGCCCGCGAGACGTTCGGCGTCACCAACGTCGTGGCCCGCATCTACGACCCGGGCCGCGCCGAGGTCTACGAGCGCCTCGGCATCCCCACCGTCGCCACCGTGCCGTGGGCCGCCGACCAGGTGCTCCGCCGGATCCTCCCGCAGGGCGCCACGAGCGAGTTCACGGACACCACCGGCACGCTGTCCCTGGCCCAGGTGCAGGTGCACCCGGGGTGGGTGGGCACCCGGCTGACGGCGCTGGAGGCCCGCGTGGGCGCTCGGGTGGCCTACGTGGTGAGGCTGGGGCGGGCGCTGCTGCCCGGGCCCGACACCGTCCACCAGGACGGCGACCAGGTGCACCTGCTCGCCCGCGCGGCCGACCTCGCCGACGTGGAGCGGTCGCTGGTCCAGCCGCCCGCGGCCGAGGAGTGA
- the sepH gene encoding septation protein SepH, which translates to MRDGLEEALGSADAAAAGAGAPVELSVVGADPADPSVLLLEAPDGRRFRLPVGSRLKAAVRSAGPASSPEPAASEPLRPRDIQARIRAGETAADVAADAGVPLEQVQRYEGPVLAERAHIADLAKLAVVRGGPGRLTLEDAVRTRLLARGADPGTVAWDAWRRDGGWAVQAAFRAAGRDRSAQWSFTPSNRVLEPLDDEARWLTAPSDDPTGRRLAAVRVYDVEAEDARLDGGHEHGSGSAHPTGQSASLAEGSVATSAPPVTFEPSPAPRPGPVGPADDEAGGTTGGAEPTEPTEPRGTGRGAEDRRGAETGPSVETAGPAARAGDLPAPPSLEDDDAESAQPEGAAPSDDLASRTLDLLDALRDRRGRRVPLDLGPDGEPWDDEEDDDLLNALLDLPPGADPDALELQEEVDRARARLRMVTPPRGLQLPRPGEDSSTEDSDDEAPAPGAPRASLGLVPAPPPTEPVRVTPAPAAPAAQEGPRETPGGADLDGELLRREPVTRRERWRGADTQPTPVPAPAAPPKAPAPTSTPKGSRDHEDGEERQPPSRSVPAPSGVEDPEHDGDDPGEQPARRRRSVPSWDEIVFGAPRRD; encoded by the coding sequence GTGCGCGACGGGCTGGAGGAGGCGCTGGGGAGCGCTGACGCCGCAGCGGCTGGTGCTGGGGCGCCGGTCGAGCTGTCGGTGGTCGGCGCCGACCCGGCCGACCCCTCGGTGCTGCTGCTGGAGGCCCCCGACGGCCGCCGCTTCCGCCTGCCCGTGGGCTCGCGGCTCAAGGCCGCCGTGCGCAGCGCGGGGCCGGCGAGCAGCCCGGAACCGGCGGCGAGCGAGCCACTGCGCCCGCGCGACATCCAGGCCCGCATCCGCGCCGGGGAGACCGCCGCTGACGTCGCCGCCGACGCGGGCGTGCCCCTGGAGCAGGTGCAGCGCTACGAGGGCCCGGTGCTCGCCGAGCGCGCCCACATCGCCGACCTCGCCAAGCTCGCCGTGGTCCGCGGCGGCCCGGGCCGCCTGACGCTGGAGGACGCGGTCCGCACCCGGCTGCTGGCCCGCGGGGCCGACCCGGGCACGGTCGCCTGGGACGCGTGGCGCCGCGACGGCGGCTGGGCGGTCCAGGCGGCCTTCCGCGCCGCCGGCCGCGACAGGTCGGCGCAGTGGTCCTTCACGCCCTCGAACCGCGTCCTGGAGCCCCTCGACGACGAGGCCCGCTGGCTCACCGCCCCCTCGGACGACCCGACCGGCCGCCGCCTCGCCGCGGTGCGGGTCTACGACGTCGAGGCCGAGGACGCCCGCCTGGACGGCGGTCACGAGCACGGGTCGGGCAGCGCCCACCCCACCGGCCAGAGCGCCTCGCTCGCCGAGGGCTCCGTGGCGACGTCCGCACCGCCGGTCACCTTCGAGCCCTCGCCCGCACCGCGTCCCGGTCCGGTGGGGCCGGCCGACGACGAGGCCGGTGGGACCACCGGGGGCGCGGAGCCCACCGAGCCCACCGAGCCCCGCGGGACCGGCCGGGGCGCTGAGGACCGCCGGGGGGCCGAGACGGGCCCGAGCGTCGAGACCGCCGGGCCCGCGGCCCGGGCCGGTGACCTCCCAGCGCCCCCGTCCCTCGAGGACGACGACGCCGAGTCCGCGCAGCCCGAGGGCGCCGCGCCCTCCGACGACCTCGCCTCGCGGACCCTCGACCTGCTCGACGCGCTGCGCGACCGCCGCGGCCGGCGGGTCCCCCTGGACCTCGGCCCCGACGGCGAGCCGTGGGACGACGAGGAGGACGACGACCTCCTCAACGCCCTGCTGGACCTGCCCCCCGGTGCCGACCCCGATGCGCTGGAGCTGCAGGAGGAGGTCGACAGGGCGCGCGCGCGCCTGCGGATGGTCACGCCTCCGCGCGGCCTCCAGCTGCCGCGGCCGGGAGAGGACTCCTCCACCGAGGACTCCGACGACGAGGCGCCGGCCCCCGGCGCGCCGCGGGCCTCGCTCGGCCTCGTGCCCGCTCCCCCGCCCACCGAGCCGGTGCGGGTCACGCCCGCACCTGCGGCACCCGCCGCGCAGGAGGGCCCTCGGGAGACCCCCGGGGGCGCCGACCTCGACGGTGAGCTGCTCCGCCGTGAACCGGTGACCCGCCGGGAGCGCTGGCGCGGCGCCGACACCCAGCCGACGCCGGTCCCCGCTCCCGCAGCGCCCCCGAAGGCCCCGGCACCGACCAGCACGCCGAAGGGGTCGCGCGACCACGAGGACGGCGAGGAGCGGCAGCCCCCGTCGCGCAGCGTCCCCGCGCCCTCAGGCGTCGAGGACCCCGAGCACGACGGCGACGACCCGGGCGAGCAGCCCGCGCGCCGGCGCCGCAGCGTCCCGAGCTGGGACGAGATCGTCTTCGGGGCTCCGCGCCGGGACTGA
- a CDS encoding DUF3093 domain-containing protein, with protein MGDPHEPQDQPQDAAQQPQQTAQARGAAGRPGPAQTGPAFSERLWPAPATWLLVPLGAAFGAATGFIGGPLWVVVGGAVLALVVVAWLVTASSVVSLGDDGVLRVGEARIEVRHLTGAVSARGERARALRGPLLDARTHLHLRGWVDPVVLVALGDPEDPTPAWLFSCRHPEDLVEALARHGVAGPVPVHVPLSGGLPLWGPGSREALDAAAPRPELGSDRGAQGRPAD; from the coding sequence GTGGGCGACCCGCACGAGCCGCAGGACCAGCCGCAGGACGCGGCGCAGCAGCCTCAGCAGACGGCGCAGGCGCGCGGCGCCGCCGGCCGACCGGGGCCGGCGCAGACCGGTCCCGCCTTCTCCGAGCGCCTGTGGCCCGCGCCGGCCACGTGGCTGCTCGTGCCGCTGGGCGCGGCCTTCGGCGCCGCCACGGGCTTCATCGGCGGGCCGCTGTGGGTCGTGGTCGGGGGCGCCGTCCTGGCGCTCGTGGTGGTCGCGTGGCTGGTCACCGCCAGCTCGGTGGTCTCCCTCGGCGACGACGGCGTGCTGCGCGTGGGCGAGGCCCGCATCGAGGTGCGCCACCTCACCGGCGCCGTGAGCGCCCGCGGCGAGCGCGCCAGGGCCCTGCGCGGGCCCCTGCTCGACGCGCGCACCCACCTGCACCTGCGCGGCTGGGTGGACCCGGTGGTGCTCGTGGCCCTGGGAGATCCCGAGGACCCCACGCCGGCGTGGCTGTTCTCGTGCCGCCACCCCGAGGACCTCGTGGAGGCCCTGGCTCGCCACGGCGTGGCCGGCCCGGTGCCCGTGCACGTGCCGCTGAGCGGCGGCCTGCCGCTGTGGGGGCCGGGCAGCCGCGAGGCCCTGGACGCAGCGGCGCCCCGGCCGGAGCTGGGCTCGGACCGGGGCGCTCAGGGGCGTCCGGCGGACTAG
- a CDS encoding DUF4193 domain-containing protein, translating into MATDYDAPRKTDDELSEDSIEELKARRNEPGAASVDEDETEAAEGFELPGADLSGEELSVRVLPRQADEFMCSQCFLVHHRSQLASDAGGQLVCTECAA; encoded by the coding sequence ATGGCGACCGACTACGACGCACCGCGCAAGACCGACGACGAGCTCTCCGAGGACTCGATCGAGGAGCTGAAGGCCCGCCGCAACGAGCCCGGCGCCGCCTCCGTCGACGAGGACGAGACCGAGGCCGCGGAGGGCTTCGAGCTCCCCGGCGCCGACCTGTCCGGCGAGGAGCTCTCGGTGCGCGTCCTCCCGCGCCAGGCCGACGAGTTCATGTGCTCGCAGTGCTTCCTCGTGCACCACCGCAGCCAGCTCGCCAGCGACGCCGGCGGGCAGCTCGTCTGCACCGAGTGCGCCGCCTGA
- the dut gene encoding dUTP diphosphatase produces MTGVLEAGAGLEGDPAGVPAADPVEELEVPLQRLTADLPDPAYAHPGDAGADLLSAVDAVIAPGGRATLPTGVAVAVPDGWAAFVHPRSGLAARHGVTTLNGPGTVDAGYRGEVRVTLVNTDADQPFHVRRGDRIAQLVLQRVARARFVPVESLEPSERGAGGHGSTGGWGSAPAAASTTSTTTTTGDVL; encoded by the coding sequence GTGACAGGCGTGCTCGAAGCAGGGGCGGGGCTCGAGGGCGACCCCGCCGGCGTCCCGGCGGCGGATCCGGTCGAGGAGCTCGAGGTGCCGCTGCAGCGCCTCACCGCCGACCTGCCGGACCCGGCGTACGCCCACCCCGGGGACGCCGGCGCCGACCTGCTCTCCGCCGTCGACGCGGTCATCGCCCCGGGCGGGCGCGCCACGCTGCCCACGGGCGTGGCCGTGGCGGTGCCGGACGGCTGGGCCGCCTTCGTCCACCCGCGCTCGGGCCTGGCGGCCCGCCACGGCGTCACCACGCTCAACGGCCCCGGCACCGTGGACGCCGGCTACCGCGGGGAGGTGCGCGTGACGCTGGTCAACACCGACGCCGACCAGCCCTTCCACGTGCGTCGCGGCGACCGGATCGCGCAGCTGGTCCTCCAGCGCGTCGCGCGGGCCCGCTTCGTGCCCGTGGAGTCCCTCGAGCCCAGCGAGCGGGGCGCCGGCGGGCACGGGTCCACCGGCGGCTGGGGCAGCGCTCCCGCCGCCGCGTCCACCACCTCCACCACCACGACGACGGGTGACGTGCTGTGA
- a CDS encoding potassium channel family protein, translating to MRVVIAGAGNVGRSIARELLGNGHQVLLIDRDPRAMKMQSVPEADWLLADSCETSSLSEAALDTADVVVAATADDKANLVTSLLAKTEYGVPRTVARVNNPKNEWMFDEAWGVDVAVSTPRLMTALVEEAVSIGDLVRMFTFQQGGAAMVELTLPAASPLSGTRVGDVEWPPDTVLVGIIRAGRPIAPSADDALEGRDQLLLLTVQDSEEALKELLAPPATEQQASQGGLLDY from the coding sequence GTGCGGGTCGTGATCGCCGGAGCGGGCAACGTGGGGCGCTCCATCGCCCGCGAGCTGCTCGGCAACGGGCACCAGGTGCTCCTCATCGACAGGGACCCGCGGGCGATGAAGATGCAGTCGGTGCCCGAGGCCGACTGGCTCCTGGCCGACTCCTGCGAGACGTCCAGCCTGTCCGAGGCCGCCCTCGACACCGCCGACGTCGTGGTGGCCGCGACCGCGGACGACAAGGCCAACCTCGTCACCAGCCTGCTGGCCAAGACCGAGTACGGCGTTCCGCGCACCGTGGCGCGGGTGAACAACCCCAAGAACGAGTGGATGTTCGACGAGGCCTGGGGCGTCGACGTGGCGGTGTCGACGCCGCGCCTCATGACGGCGCTGGTCGAGGAGGCCGTCTCCATCGGTGACCTCGTGAGGATGTTCACCTTCCAGCAGGGCGGCGCGGCCATGGTCGAGCTCACGCTGCCCGCGGCCTCGCCGCTGTCGGGCACCCGCGTGGGCGACGTCGAGTGGCCGCCGGACACCGTCCTCGTGGGCATCATCCGGGCCGGGCGCCCGATCGCGCCGTCGGCCGACGACGCCCTCGAGGGGCGCGACCAGCTGCTCCTGCTCACCGTGCAGGACAGCGAGGAGGCCCTCAAGGAGCTGCTGGCGCCGCCGGCGACGGAGCAGCAGGCCTCCCAGGGCGGTCTGCTCGACTACTGA
- a CDS encoding DUF3159 domain-containing protein produces the protein MSLQSGVGRAASGEGFSLAETVGGPRGAAEAVLPGLVFVIVITATRSLVWAGGLALGVAAVAAVARLLARQPLQQALAGAVGVGICALTAWRTGDAVDFYWWGLLLNAVYAVVLATSTLPLPKVGPLPGGPLPVTGLLVAAARGGGAGSGEWRRDPAQLRLHRRLTWMWVGLFAVRLAVQTPLYLAGAVTALGVARLAMGLPLFAAAAWVTWLALRRAGSAAETGSTGPTGPTGPVGDADSSRGAGPQ, from the coding sequence GTGAGCCTGCAGTCCGGGGTCGGCCGGGCCGCCTCCGGCGAGGGCTTCTCCCTCGCGGAGACCGTCGGCGGCCCCCGCGGAGCGGCCGAGGCCGTGCTCCCGGGCCTGGTCTTCGTGATCGTCATCACAGCCACCCGCTCGCTCGTGTGGGCCGGGGGCCTCGCGCTGGGCGTCGCGGCGGTGGCAGCGGTCGCACGGCTCCTGGCCCGGCAGCCCCTGCAGCAGGCCCTCGCCGGGGCCGTGGGGGTGGGCATCTGCGCCCTCACCGCCTGGCGCACGGGCGACGCCGTCGACTTCTACTGGTGGGGGCTGCTCCTCAACGCCGTCTACGCGGTGGTGCTGGCGACCTCCACGCTGCCGCTGCCGAAGGTCGGGCCCCTGCCCGGGGGGCCGCTGCCCGTGACGGGGCTGCTCGTCGCCGCGGCGCGCGGTGGCGGAGCGGGCAGCGGCGAGTGGCGCCGAGACCCCGCCCAGCTGCGCCTGCACCGACGGCTCACGTGGATGTGGGTGGGGCTCTTCGCGGTGCGCCTGGCCGTGCAGACGCCTCTGTACCTCGCCGGTGCCGTGACCGCCCTGGGCGTGGCCCGCCTGGCGATGGGACTGCCGCTGTTCGCGGCCGCCGCCTGGGTCACCTGGCTCGCGCTGCGACGGGCCGGGAGCGCTGCCGAGACCGGGTCGACGGGACCGACGGGACCGACGGGTCCGGTCGGCGACGCTGACAGCTCCCGTGGAGCCGGACCTCAGTAG
- a CDS encoding inositol monophosphatase family protein — protein MSDPSAEEVAALADLAERAARAAGELVRAGRAEHSAVTATKSSRTDVVTAMDTAAEQLIREVLRAERPQDAVLGEEGGSTGGTSGLTWVLDPIDGTVNYVYGIPAYAVSVAVVAGEPAPPRWRPVAGCVHNPETGETWTAAAGGGARLDGEPVVAAPAPPLAEALVGTGFGYTAQRREEQARVVAHVLPRVRDLRRTGSAALDLCYLASGRLDAFYERGLNPWDAAAGWLVAAEAGISLVGLDGAGASQEMLVAAAAPLAAELAAELSRAGALPPA, from the coding sequence ATGAGCGACCCGTCCGCCGAGGAGGTGGCCGCGCTCGCGGACCTCGCCGAGCGCGCCGCCCGCGCTGCGGGGGAGCTGGTGCGCGCCGGGCGCGCCGAGCACAGCGCGGTCACGGCCACCAAGTCGAGCCGCACGGACGTGGTCACCGCGATGGACACGGCGGCCGAGCAGCTCATCCGCGAGGTGCTGCGGGCCGAGCGCCCCCAGGACGCGGTGCTGGGCGAGGAGGGCGGCTCGACCGGTGGCACCAGCGGGCTCACGTGGGTGCTCGACCCCATCGACGGCACCGTCAACTACGTCTACGGCATCCCGGCGTACGCGGTGAGCGTCGCCGTGGTGGCCGGCGAGCCCGCCCCGCCGCGCTGGCGACCGGTCGCCGGGTGCGTCCACAACCCCGAGACCGGTGAGACCTGGACGGCGGCGGCCGGCGGCGGAGCGCGCCTGGACGGCGAGCCCGTCGTGGCGGCACCAGCGCCACCGCTGGCGGAGGCGCTCGTCGGCACCGGGTTCGGGTACACCGCGCAGCGCCGCGAGGAGCAGGCGCGCGTGGTCGCCCACGTCCTCCCGCGGGTGCGCGACCTGCGCCGCACCGGCTCCGCGGCCCTGGACCTGTGCTACCTGGCCAGCGGGCGCCTGGACGCGTTCTACGAGCGCGGCCTCAACCCGTGGGACGCCGCGGCCGGCTGGCTGGTCGCGGCGGAGGCCGGCATCTCCCTCGTGGGCCTCGACGGCGCCGGTGCCAGCCAGGAGATGCTCGTCGCCGCGGCTGCGCCGCTGGCGGCCGAGCTCGCCGCCGAGCTGTCCCGTGCGGGGGCGCTCCCTCCCGCATGA
- a CDS encoding DUF3710 domain-containing protein: protein MFRRRSARDDEAAEATTTETDESSGAAGVPGADGGAGGGEGASTAPAAPAGLSPRPQGPFDVTEVDDELPRVDLGALRLPGVPGMELRLEVEDGTRRVVAATVALSGSTAQLQAFAAPRTQGIWGEVRSEIAASLASSGGVSQEVPGPYGTELVAQVPTRLPDGRVMASPARFVGVDGPRWFLRAVLSGPAAVDAEAAAPLEALLRGAVVVRGSEAMAPRDLLPLKLPQAPAGAVPAGEQPTGEQPAAQQGQQEV from the coding sequence ATCTTCCGGCGCCGCTCCGCGCGCGACGACGAGGCCGCGGAGGCCACCACCACCGAGACCGACGAGAGCTCCGGGGCCGCGGGGGTCCCGGGGGCCGACGGCGGGGCCGGGGGAGGAGAGGGCGCCAGCACGGCCCCCGCCGCCCCCGCGGGCCTCTCGCCGCGCCCGCAGGGGCCCTTCGACGTCACCGAGGTGGACGACGAGCTGCCGCGCGTGGACCTCGGGGCGCTCCGGCTGCCCGGGGTGCCCGGGATGGAGCTGCGCCTGGAGGTGGAGGACGGCACCCGCCGCGTGGTCGCCGCCACGGTGGCGCTGTCAGGGTCGACCGCACAGCTGCAGGCCTTCGCCGCGCCCCGCACGCAGGGCATCTGGGGCGAGGTGCGCAGCGAGATCGCCGCGTCGCTGGCGAGCTCCGGCGGCGTCTCGCAGGAGGTCCCCGGCCCCTACGGCACCGAGCTGGTGGCGCAGGTGCCGACCCGTCTGCCCGACGGCCGCGTCATGGCCTCCCCGGCGCGCTTCGTGGGCGTCGACGGCCCCCGCTGGTTCCTGAGGGCCGTGCTCTCAGGTCCCGCGGCCGTGGACGCCGAGGCGGCCGCGCCCCTCGAGGCGCTCCTGCGGGGGGCGGTCGTGGTGCGCGGCAGCGAGGCGATGGCCCCGCGCGACCTGCTGCCGCTGAAGCTGCCGCAGGCGCCCGCGGGGGCCGTGCCGGCAGGGGAGCAGCCCACCGGGGAGCAGCCCGCTGCGCAGCAGGGCCAGCAGGAGGTCTAG